One Thermogemmatispora onikobensis genomic window carries:
- a CDS encoding XTP/dITP diphosphatase yields the protein MKQRETSDQPTQEPRRLLLATANRDKLEELRALFKALPFHVVSPADIGLTLEVEESGQTFCENAELKARAYAKASGLLALADDSGLEIDALGGAPGVYSARFMGRETPYEERFRFILQRLRGLPPEQRTARFRCCIAIAEPWGYCRTVEGVVEGQIAEEPRGNNGFGYDPIFLVPELGKTTAELSPEEKHRISHRGRAAQLARRLLASWPPFATSADLPNTLP from the coding sequence ATGAAGCAACGCGAGACAAGCGATCAACCCACTCAAGAGCCAAGGCGCTTGCTGCTAGCGACGGCGAATCGCGATAAGCTAGAAGAACTGCGCGCGCTCTTCAAGGCCCTGCCCTTTCATGTAGTCTCCCCGGCAGACATTGGGCTGACGCTGGAGGTAGAGGAGAGCGGGCAAACGTTCTGTGAGAATGCTGAGCTCAAAGCGCGGGCCTATGCGAAAGCATCAGGTCTACTGGCGCTAGCTGACGATTCAGGTCTAGAGATCGATGCCCTGGGCGGTGCGCCCGGCGTCTATTCTGCGCGTTTTATGGGGCGGGAGACGCCCTACGAGGAGCGCTTCCGGTTTATCTTGCAGCGTCTGCGAGGACTTCCACCGGAGCAACGTACGGCGCGTTTCCGCTGTTGCATAGCCATTGCGGAGCCTTGGGGCTACTGCCGCACGGTCGAAGGGGTCGTAGAAGGTCAGATCGCCGAAGAGCCGCGCGGCAACAACGGCTTTGGCTACGATCCAATTTTCCTCGTTCCTGAGCTTGGTAAGACCACAGCCGAGCTGTCCCCGGAGGAGAAGCATCGCATCAGTCACCGGGGAAGGGCGGCTCAACTGGCACGGAGACTGCTCGCAAGCTGGCCTCCCTTCGCTACTTCTGCCGACCTGCCCAACACTCTGCCTTAG
- a CDS encoding sensor histidine kinase, with amino-acid sequence MTMLRTCLRLLCGVLVIIGLLNLASLMVLPRLFGSFNAMIYSSLVLATAQIFIVGCAFLKISSEVRHIDQENRQLRQQNEQLIEDQKSREQLLLILNHEVRTPLAAIKGYAELLRCYREHIPGEVADQYLQQINHACDEATFILDSISLPQRAGGESGVEHLDLKEAVLSVLASFAPRLQFEQRTLEIQLSKCSVIAQPLQLRQVLRNLINNALSYSHPGSRLWITLTTVRPASAPPTAETEEQQKQRIYLAIQDEGVGIPPEEQQRLFQPFQRLESAQRLAPQGKGLGLYLSKRLLEEMGGEIWLESAGLPGKGTCVWLSLRQV; translated from the coding sequence ATGACAATGCTCCGCACCTGCCTGCGCCTCCTGTGCGGGGTCCTGGTAATCATCGGGTTGCTCAATCTCGCCAGCCTGATGGTGCTACCACGCCTTTTTGGTTCATTCAATGCCATGATCTATAGCAGCCTCGTACTGGCAACCGCCCAGATCTTCATCGTCGGCTGCGCCTTCCTCAAGATCAGTAGCGAAGTGCGACATATCGATCAGGAAAATCGACAGCTTCGTCAGCAAAACGAGCAGCTTATCGAGGACCAGAAGAGCCGCGAACAGCTACTGCTCATCCTCAATCACGAAGTCAGAACACCTCTCGCCGCCATCAAGGGCTACGCCGAGTTGTTGCGCTGCTACCGCGAGCACATCCCAGGAGAAGTTGCTGATCAATACCTGCAACAAATCAATCACGCCTGCGATGAAGCCACCTTTATCCTGGATTCCATTAGCCTGCCCCAACGAGCTGGCGGAGAGAGCGGAGTCGAACACCTTGACCTCAAAGAGGCAGTGCTCTCGGTGCTGGCCTCCTTTGCACCTCGCCTGCAATTCGAGCAGCGAACACTTGAGATCCAGTTGAGCAAATGCAGCGTAATAGCACAGCCCCTGCAACTACGCCAGGTGCTGCGAAATCTGATCAATAATGCGCTTTCCTACTCTCACCCCGGGAGCCGCCTCTGGATTACTCTCACCACCGTCAGGCCAGCCAGCGCCCCACCGACTGCCGAGACAGAAGAGCAACAGAAGCAGCGTATCTACCTTGCGATCCAGGACGAGGGCGTTGGCATTCCACCAGAGGAGCAGCAACGACTTTTCCAGCCGTTTCAGCGTCTGGAGAGCGCCCAGCGTCTGGCTCCCCAGGGCAAGGGCCTGGGCCTCTATCTCAGCAAGCGACTGCTCGAAGAGATGGGAGGAGAGATCTGGCTGGAAAGCGCAGGTCTGCCCGGCAAAGGAACCTGCGTCTGGCTGAGCCTGCGCCAGGTCTGA
- a CDS encoding J-domain-containing protein, whose product MDLEKRRSFDQRQQRPEEAKSDGERTQKGYDERRFRDFVEDQIREAQERGVFDHLPGMGKPLELDENPYAREKELAYHLLKSNGFAPQEIELAKEIRSELQQAEARLARLRERRQRLIRRRLPPFPSEKRAFNTALAQALRDYEATLRELNRKILTFSLMVPPAMHMNMLDVESKVRAFRESCPPFPL is encoded by the coding sequence ATGGATTTAGAGAAGCGGAGATCCTTCGACCAACGGCAGCAGCGGCCAGAAGAAGCGAAGAGCGATGGAGAGCGAACCCAGAAGGGCTACGATGAGCGGCGTTTTCGAGACTTTGTAGAGGACCAGATTCGCGAGGCCCAGGAACGGGGGGTATTTGATCATTTGCCGGGTATGGGCAAGCCGCTAGAGCTTGATGAGAATCCCTATGCACGTGAGAAAGAGCTAGCCTATCACCTGCTCAAGAGCAATGGTTTTGCTCCCCAAGAGATCGAGCTGGCGAAAGAGATTCGCAGCGAGCTGCAGCAGGCAGAAGCCAGGTTGGCCAGACTGCGCGAGCGGCGCCAGCGACTGATCAGGCGCCGTCTTCCTCCTTTTCCCAGCGAGAAGCGAGCCTTCAACACCGCTCTGGCGCAGGCATTGCGCGACTACGAGGCGACCCTGCGTGAACTCAATCGCAAGATTCTGACTTTTAGCCTGATGGTTCCGCCAGCGATGCATATGAACATGCTAGACGTCGAAAGCAAGGTCAGGGCATTCCGCGAAAGTTGCCCACCATTTCCTCTCTGA
- a CDS encoding APC family permease, translating to MALYSERSKWHSAQEPLASEEYVVKAMPAVLGTLEMTAFFIVIVFFITNCNTASTAGPAALTYLVIGALVFFLPSVIATAQLGVMFPYEGSLYNWTHKAFGGYWSFFAAFCAWFPGVLVMVSAADNVLAFIQGLNRQWVMLPWQQGLIIIGTLALAGLLSLQRFRTVANVILAAAGAIVGALIILGGAAAWWLLSGHAPLSNFGEVGPWLPALVPHGGNIATFGLVILAYLGAETPLNMAGEIKHRRVITRHLCWGPLVVLLGYVIATTALLVVEGPTSGALLPALVATVDLSLGKIAGNLMAVCLIIFFFTAIVAYNCSYARLLLVAGIDQRLPAGVGRLSRNRIPARAILFQTIMAIMLTALIFIVAPLVVHVGSPVDLTTEVYNVMLASSTLVWATSASFLFANLIMLALRNREAFHAQLIFPAPILWGSVVLGLLSSLFAVVDSLIFSWIPALIPNSSWWYIIGGVTCFCLIIAAIGSMFAASEADWQGLSGE from the coding sequence ATGGCGCTCTATTCAGAGAGGAGCAAATGGCACAGTGCTCAAGAGCCGCTGGCCTCAGAGGAATACGTCGTCAAAGCCATGCCGGCGGTGCTGGGCACCCTGGAAATGACCGCCTTTTTTATCGTGATTGTCTTCTTCATTACCAACTGCAACACGGCCAGTACGGCGGGACCGGCGGCGCTCACCTATCTGGTGATTGGGGCCTTGGTCTTCTTTCTGCCCAGTGTCATCGCCACTGCCCAACTGGGGGTGATGTTTCCATACGAGGGATCGCTCTATAACTGGACTCACAAAGCCTTTGGAGGCTACTGGAGCTTCTTTGCGGCTTTTTGTGCCTGGTTCCCAGGTGTTCTTGTGATGGTCAGTGCCGCCGATAATGTTCTGGCCTTTATTCAAGGGTTAAATCGGCAGTGGGTGATGCTGCCCTGGCAGCAGGGACTGATCATCATCGGCACGCTGGCACTGGCTGGCCTACTCTCGCTCCAGCGTTTTCGCACCGTAGCGAATGTCATTCTGGCAGCGGCGGGCGCCATTGTGGGAGCGCTGATCATTCTGGGGGGAGCGGCAGCCTGGTGGCTGCTCAGTGGACATGCACCCCTGAGCAACTTTGGCGAGGTAGGGCCCTGGCTGCCTGCCCTTGTTCCACATGGTGGGAACATTGCCACCTTTGGCCTGGTCATTCTGGCCTATCTCGGAGCTGAGACGCCGCTCAACATGGCCGGTGAGATCAAGCACCGACGGGTGATCACGCGCCACCTCTGCTGGGGGCCGCTGGTTGTCTTACTCGGCTACGTGATCGCCACAACGGCCCTGCTTGTCGTCGAGGGTCCGACCAGTGGGGCTCTGCTGCCGGCCCTGGTGGCCACTGTTGATCTCAGCCTTGGCAAAATCGCTGGCAACCTCATGGCTGTTTGCCTGATCATCTTTTTTTTCACCGCGATTGTGGCCTACAACTGCAGCTATGCGCGCTTACTGCTAGTGGCGGGAATTGATCAACGTCTCCCTGCTGGTGTGGGGCGTCTCAGTCGCAACCGCATTCCGGCCAGAGCCATCCTCTTTCAGACCATCATGGCCATCATGCTCACCGCCCTCATTTTCATTGTGGCCCCGCTGGTGGTGCACGTTGGCTCTCCTGTCGACTTGACCACTGAAGTCTACAATGTAATGCTGGCCTCTTCGACGCTGGTCTGGGCGACCTCTGCCTCATTTCTCTTTGCCAACCTGATCATGCTGGCCCTGCGCAATCGAGAAGCATTTCATGCTCAGCTGATCTTCCCGGCGCCAATCCTCTGGGGAAGCGTTGTCCTGGGCCTCCTCTCGTCCCTTTTCGCTGTCGTCGATTCCCTGATTTTCTCCTGGATTCCGGCCCTCATTCCCAATAGTAGCTGGTGGTACATTATCGGAGGAGTGACCTGCTTCTGTCTCATTATCGCGGCCATCGGTAGCATGTTCGCCGCCAGCGAGGCCGACTGGCAGGGCTTGAGCGGCGAGTAA
- the larC gene encoding nickel pincer cofactor biosynthesis protein LarC, whose translation MIAYLDCYSGISGNMFLGAMLHAGLSWESLQQLLALLPVEGYQLRREPVEQGGIHGQRFEVVLENPDQPERHWSEIRQMLEDAPLPAQIRQRALAIFRTLAEAEASVHGVEPEEVHFHEVGAVDAIIDIVGAAIAIEVLGIKQLYASPLPLTSGMVQTAHGLLPVPAPATLEILRRVAAPWRPCPVEGELVTPTGAAILATLARFEQPAIRIERVGYGFGHRRLPWPNCLRLCLGTAERLDGSAGEELDRDWVTLIESNLDNTTPELLGALMDELLAAGALDVTFSPLQMKKNRPATLLSVLARPEQSEELATLILRSSGTLGVRLQQMQRLKAQRQQEELLTPLGPVTIKVKRLGGRVLSAAPEYESCRHLAQERGLPLNVVYELVEQCLNASLRPQGQALAQADGLAGATDSSAAGRE comes from the coding sequence ATGATCGCCTATCTGGACTGCTATTCGGGGATAAGCGGCAACATGTTCTTGGGGGCGATGCTTCATGCGGGACTCTCGTGGGAGAGCCTGCAGCAGCTGCTGGCGCTGCTCCCAGTCGAAGGCTATCAGCTGCGCAGGGAGCCGGTCGAACAAGGAGGAATCCACGGTCAACGCTTCGAGGTGGTCTTAGAGAACCCTGATCAGCCAGAGCGGCATTGGTCCGAGATCCGTCAGATGCTAGAGGATGCTCCTCTGCCTGCTCAGATTCGTCAGCGAGCGCTGGCTATCTTTCGTACGCTGGCGGAAGCGGAAGCAAGTGTACACGGAGTAGAACCAGAAGAAGTGCATTTTCATGAAGTAGGAGCCGTTGACGCTATTATCGATATCGTCGGAGCGGCCATTGCCATCGAAGTGCTTGGCATCAAGCAGCTCTACGCTTCGCCGCTGCCGCTCACCAGCGGCATGGTTCAGACAGCGCATGGGCTGTTACCTGTCCCGGCTCCAGCTACCTTAGAGATTCTCCGTCGCGTAGCGGCCCCGTGGCGGCCCTGTCCGGTAGAAGGAGAGCTGGTCACGCCAACTGGGGCGGCTATTCTCGCGACGCTTGCGCGCTTTGAGCAGCCCGCCATCCGTATCGAACGAGTGGGCTATGGTTTTGGCCATCGCCGGCTCCCCTGGCCGAACTGTCTACGCCTCTGTCTTGGCACAGCTGAGCGCCTGGATGGCTCAGCGGGAGAAGAACTAGACCGTGATTGGGTGACCCTCATCGAGAGCAACCTGGATAATACGACGCCCGAGCTTTTAGGAGCCTTGATGGATGAACTGCTGGCCGCGGGGGCGCTCGATGTAACGTTCTCGCCTTTGCAGATGAAGAAGAATCGTCCTGCCACCCTGCTGAGCGTTCTGGCGCGTCCAGAGCAGAGCGAGGAGCTGGCGACGCTGATCCTGCGCTCCTCGGGAACGCTTGGCGTGCGCTTGCAGCAGATGCAGCGCCTCAAGGCTCAGCGCCAGCAGGAAGAGCTGCTTACCCCGCTGGGACCAGTGACGATCAAGGTCAAGCGTTTGGGTGGGCGCGTGCTGAGTGCTGCGCCGGAGTACGAGAGCTGCCGTCACCTGGCTCAAGAACGCGGGCTACCTCTAAACGTCGTCTATGAGCTTGTAGAACAGTGTCTGAACGCGAGCCTTCGCCCTCAAGGTCAGGCTCTGGCGCAGGCGGACGGACTTGCGGGAGCGACCGACTCCTCTGCAGCAGGGAGAGAATGA
- a CDS encoding response regulator, giving the protein MLIIDDDRDVSELLQMVILERTDYRPLWIGESELTLYAAPHVRPALILLDYRLPRMHGLELYDRLQEIETMRNVPTVLITAWNDLPLEELRRRGIYLLRKPFDLEELLRLMAMLLPGAVPPGS; this is encoded by the coding sequence GTGCTGATTATAGATGACGATCGTGACGTCAGCGAGCTGTTGCAAATGGTCATTCTTGAGCGCACGGACTACCGCCCGCTCTGGATTGGCGAGAGCGAGCTGACGCTGTATGCTGCTCCGCATGTCAGGCCGGCGCTGATCCTGTTAGACTATCGGCTGCCGCGTATGCATGGTCTGGAACTGTATGACCGTTTGCAGGAGATTGAGACCATGCGCAATGTGCCTACGGTGCTCATCACAGCCTGGAATGACCTACCGCTTGAAGAGCTACGCCGTCGCGGTATTTATCTATTGCGCAAGCCTTTTGATCTAGAGGAGCTTCTCCGGCTAATGGCGATGCTGTTACCCGGTGCAGTGCCTCCCGGCTCTTGA
- the glgA gene encoding glycogen synthase GlgA, with the protein MQSESPLKILILAAEIVPFVKVGGLADVVGALPKALQALGHDVRLAMPRYRQVDPERFQLTPVLDSITVDMNKFQAKVSVRRGTIGNDIPVYMIDAPRFFERENVYGYTDDGERFILFCRAALEAMRALDWSPDIIHCNDWHTGIVPNWMHTIYRHDPFYGGAATVYTIHNLAYHGIFGYRILEVAGVAANGFLYPQIAELANVVDIMGRGILFADAITTVSERYAQEILTPAFGEKLDHLLRSRKDRLFGILNGIDYEEWNPANDRYIAAPFNSNALERRAENKRALQQQAHLPVRPDVPLLAMISRLTDQKGFDLLAQIAHPLLAQGVQFVVLGIGDPHYQELFQSLEQQYPDQVASFFTFNTELAHRIYSGSDMFLMPSRFEPCGLGQMIAMRYGSVPVVHSVGGLADTVQEYDPRSGEGNGFTFTRYDPWELFAAIVRALELYRFPDIWRDLQRRGMAADYSWHASAVRYVDVYRNALAFHHQGK; encoded by the coding sequence ATGCAGAGTGAGAGTCCGCTCAAGATTTTAATTCTCGCCGCGGAAATCGTGCCTTTTGTCAAGGTCGGCGGCCTGGCTGATGTGGTTGGCGCCCTCCCCAAGGCCCTGCAGGCCCTGGGACATGATGTACGCCTGGCCATGCCGCGCTATCGCCAGGTCGATCCTGAACGCTTTCAGCTCACGCCGGTGCTCGATAGCATCACGGTGGACATGAATAAGTTCCAGGCAAAGGTGAGCGTGCGCCGTGGCACGATCGGCAACGATATTCCGGTTTACATGATCGATGCCCCCCGCTTTTTTGAGCGCGAGAATGTCTATGGCTATACTGACGATGGCGAGCGCTTCATTTTGTTCTGTCGCGCTGCCCTCGAAGCCATGCGTGCGCTCGACTGGTCACCCGATATTATTCATTGTAACGACTGGCATACTGGCATCGTGCCGAATTGGATGCATACAATCTATCGACACGACCCTTTTTATGGGGGGGCTGCCACCGTCTATACCATCCATAATCTGGCCTACCACGGCATCTTTGGCTATCGCATCCTCGAAGTGGCTGGGGTGGCAGCCAATGGCTTTCTCTATCCGCAGATCGCCGAGCTGGCCAATGTGGTTGATATCATGGGGCGCGGCATCCTCTTCGCCGATGCCATTACGACGGTCAGTGAACGTTACGCTCAGGAGATCCTGACGCCCGCCTTTGGGGAGAAACTCGATCACTTACTGCGTTCGCGCAAGGACCGACTCTTCGGCATTCTCAATGGTATTGATTATGAAGAGTGGAACCCCGCGAACGATCGCTATATTGCAGCTCCTTTCAACTCCAATGCACTAGAACGGCGGGCTGAGAATAAGCGAGCATTGCAGCAGCAGGCCCACTTGCCTGTGCGTCCCGATGTTCCCTTGCTGGCAATGATCTCTCGTCTGACCGATCAGAAAGGCTTCGATCTCCTGGCGCAGATCGCCCATCCACTGCTGGCCCAGGGAGTGCAGTTTGTGGTTTTGGGGATTGGTGATCCACACTATCAGGAGCTGTTCCAAAGCCTGGAGCAGCAGTATCCAGATCAGGTGGCCAGCTTCTTTACCTTCAATACGGAGTTAGCTCATCGCATCTATAGCGGCAGTGATATGTTCCTGATGCCCTCGCGTTTCGAGCCGTGTGGCCTGGGGCAGATGATCGCTATGCGCTATGGTAGTGTCCCTGTTGTGCATAGCGTGGGCGGTCTGGCCGATACGGTGCAGGAGTATGATCCGCGTAGCGGCGAAGGGAATGGTTTTACTTTTACACGCTATGATCCCTGGGAACTGTTTGCTGCTATTGTGCGCGCACTGGAGCTGTATCGCTTCCCGGATATCTGGCGCGATCTCCAGCGTCGAGGGATGGCTGCCGACTACTCCTGGCATGCTTCCGCTGTGCGCTACGTCGATGTGTATCGCAATGCCCTGGCCTTTCATCACCAGGGAAAGTAA
- a CDS encoding APC family permease — MATQDELVRKGLLEGDIDVDQADVDKLHKNVIGLPGVLYFCIAGSAPISAMLFNVPPIAQQAGAASPLVFLLSGIGLLLLGVSIVYLSRRLTSAGGFYTWVSHSLGKGTAFQAGWLMMGGYALFEAALMGAFGSYTNSSFATYLHLNLPGGWVSWALIGTLLIFLLSYFDVKWSVFAMAPFLILEISVLVILDLVICLRGGASGHDLLHTFSAAGADLKGAAPGGVLGIGIGMALGVWSWVGFEAGAVYGEEARNPRLAVPVAIFSVVAFLIILYVWTSYSATIGYGWQHAVDQFAANPSTAYYALATDYVGGWLQALMIIAISTSALACGLAFHNGMVRYLYAMGREGILPPLFGKTHPRYRSPHIAIVAQSLFTCLLIAFFALVTQKPGTGSYGFGLSGNGYQQVDGLAPYAWLATAGTIAFIIVYIMVNLAAPLFAWRFDRSSFGILRHVVAPLLSSVVLLIPLASFIMPAIPGPVGAFFTTLGFAPTPFPTNILPLFVLAWIICGLLYANYLARRDPERYEKMGRIVRGDVA, encoded by the coding sequence TTGGCAACGCAAGATGAACTGGTACGGAAAGGGCTGCTTGAGGGGGATATAGATGTTGATCAAGCCGACGTTGACAAGCTGCACAAGAACGTCATTGGCCTGCCTGGCGTGCTCTACTTCTGCATTGCCGGCTCGGCTCCCATCTCAGCCATGCTCTTCAACGTGCCGCCCATAGCCCAGCAGGCGGGGGCGGCCTCCCCGCTTGTCTTCCTCCTCTCGGGGATAGGACTCCTGTTGCTAGGGGTCTCCATTGTCTATCTCTCGCGCCGGCTGACCTCTGCAGGTGGTTTTTACACCTGGGTCAGTCACAGCCTTGGAAAAGGCACAGCCTTCCAGGCGGGCTGGCTCATGATGGGCGGCTATGCCCTCTTTGAAGCGGCCCTGATGGGAGCCTTTGGCTCCTACACCAACAGCTCATTTGCAACCTATCTCCATCTCAATCTACCTGGTGGGTGGGTGAGCTGGGCCCTCATTGGAACGCTCCTCATTTTCCTTCTCTCCTACTTTGACGTCAAATGGTCAGTCTTTGCCATGGCCCCTTTCCTGATCCTGGAGATCAGTGTACTCGTTATCCTTGACCTGGTGATCTGCCTGCGCGGAGGAGCGAGCGGCCATGACCTGCTGCACACCTTCAGTGCGGCGGGGGCAGACCTCAAAGGAGCGGCGCCAGGGGGAGTGCTTGGCATTGGGATCGGCATGGCCTTGGGAGTCTGGTCCTGGGTAGGCTTCGAAGCTGGAGCTGTCTACGGAGAAGAGGCCCGCAACCCGCGTCTGGCAGTCCCGGTAGCCATCTTCAGCGTCGTAGCTTTCCTGATCATCCTCTATGTCTGGACGTCCTACTCAGCGACCATCGGCTACGGCTGGCAGCACGCTGTGGATCAGTTTGCCGCCAATCCCAGCACCGCCTATTACGCCCTGGCCACGGACTACGTCGGCGGCTGGTTGCAGGCCCTGATGATCATTGCCATCAGCACCAGCGCCTTAGCCTGTGGTCTTGCCTTTCACAATGGCATGGTGCGCTATCTCTACGCTATGGGGCGGGAAGGCATCCTGCCACCCCTCTTTGGAAAGACACATCCCCGCTATCGCAGTCCCCATATCGCTATTGTGGCGCAGTCGCTCTTTACCTGTCTGCTGATTGCCTTCTTCGCTCTAGTGACGCAGAAGCCGGGGACAGGTAGCTATGGTTTTGGCCTGTCAGGCAACGGCTATCAGCAGGTAGATGGGCTGGCTCCTTATGCCTGGCTTGCCACGGCGGGGACAATCGCCTTCATCATCGTTTACATCATGGTCAACCTGGCGGCTCCCCTCTTTGCCTGGCGCTTTGACCGCTCCAGCTTTGGGATCTTGCGCCATGTGGTGGCGCCGCTGCTCAGCTCGGTGGTCCTGCTCATCCCACTGGCCTCCTTTATCATGCCGGCAATCCCAGGCCCTGTCGGCGCCTTCTTCACAACGCTGGGTTTTGCTCCCACTCCCTTCCCAACCAATATCTTGCCGCTGTTCGTCCTCGCCTGGATCATCTGTGGCCTGCTTTACGCGAATTATCTGGCGCGCCGCGATCCAGAGCGCTATGAGAAGATGGGGCGTATCGTGCGTGGCGATGTCGCCTAG